One Tachysurus vachellii isolate PV-2020 chromosome 8, HZAU_Pvac_v1, whole genome shotgun sequence genomic window carries:
- the sec22a gene encoding vesicle-trafficking protein SEC22a, which translates to MSMVLFASVVRVRDGLPLSASTDYEQDKGLQETKKHLKGLSKKLSQFPDRCCLKTGQYNVNFTSSLGVGYMMICTENYPNVLAFCFLDELQKEFLVTYDTKRISSAVRPYSFIEFDNFIQKTKQRYNSPRSLSTKINLSDMQTEIKLRPPYQLSPEDLSLINGFSHSTSSKYKGIAPNQTLEPVTLPGIVACVLTILCGALNLLRGVHAIESILQNEDEDFNYVIAFFLGTAACLYQCYLFAYFTVWRNIKSFLAFALICLCNMYLYELRNMWQILFHVTVGAFITLQIHLRQLQGKAPDYNV; encoded by the exons ATGTCTATGGTCCTGTTTGCCTCAGTCGTGCGGGTGAGGGATGGCCTGCCCCTCTCTGCCTCTACTGACTATGAACAGGACAAAGGGCTGCAAGAGACCAAGAAGCACCTCAAGGGCTTGTCCAAAAAACTCAGCCAGTTTCCTGACCGCTGCTGTCTTAAGACTGGCCAGTACAATGTCAA TTTCACCAGCTCTCTGGGAGTGGGCTACATGATGATATGCACAGAAAACTATCCCAATGTCTTGGCATTCTGTTTCCTGGATGAGTTACAGAAAGAATTCCTTGTCACATACGACACCAAGCGCATTAGCAGCGCTGTCAGGCCCTACTCCTTTATTGAGTTTG ACAACTTTATACAGAAGACCAAGCAGCGTTACAACAGCCCACGTTCTTTGTCCACGAAGATTAATCTGTCTGATATGCAGACAGAGATCAAGCTGCGCCCCCCATACCAGCTCTCTCCTGAAGACCTAAGCTTGATCAATGGCTTTTCCCACAGCACTTCTTCCAAATATAAAGGCATAG ctCCTAATCAAACATTGGAGCCTGTCACCTTGCCAGGCATAGTGGCATGTGTCCTAACCATTCTGTGTGGTGCGCTAAATTTACTACGTGGTGTCCATGCCATAGAAAGCATATTGCAG AACGAGGACGAAGACTTTAATTATGTAATTGCCTTTTTCCTGGGAACGGCTGCCTGTCTATATCAG TGTTACTTATTTGCATACTTCACGGTGTGGAGGAACATCAAGTCGTTCCTGGCCTTTGCTCTTATCTGCCTGTGCAACATGTACCTGTATGAACTGCGCAACATGTGGCAGATCCTCTTCCACGTCACAGTCGGGGCTTTCATCACTCTGCAGATCCACCTAAGGCAGCTACAAGGCAAAGCTCCTGACTACAACGTCTGA